GTAGTTTATTTAGTCCTAAGGTATTTTTATTATGTAGCACTTGAATAGTAGCAGATTAAGTTAAATAGGTAGGTGAGCTGCCTTTAGAGATACACTGCAAAGACTtcaaagaataaattaaattgaCACTGATTTCTCGTGTCACcaaatctgttttccttaaaatCTGTAACCTGTCGTTACTGTTCATCAGTAATAAAACCCATTCACACTCTTTTGGGCTTTATTGGTTCATTACTACTGCATTGAAGTGTTTTAAAGTATTGACTGTATGCAGATGATGGTAAAAAAATCTAGACTGTGAATGGAGCACCATGTAGGACGGGGACTATATTCAGGGCATTCCAGTGTGtaaaagctttggaaaaactTGTTCCATTATCAAAAATCTTAATTCCCATCTTTTGCATGTTGTTCCTGTTTTGGCTACCTGATAGTAGCTAgatcaaagaaaaatacttgtgtAGCCATTGGAAAGTCTGTACATAATTGTGTCTTTTCCAGCTAAGCTAGTGTATTTTGTCTCCGCTATGATCTTTCAGAAACCTTCAGAGCTAAACATGGATTGTCTgtgtgattttttgttttgttttggttttatggtGGCATCTAAGAAGGCCACTCAAGCCTCCATTCTTTGGTCTTTCATAATGTAAATGAcaagaaaataactttctttATATACCTTGCTGTGGAAAATACCAACTCTTAACTATCAAAGAACAGTCACTGAGGGGATTATAAGAGACTATGGAGTCCAATATAACGATTATTTGGGTAGAAGCTTGGGTATCTACGGAGCACAGCTGTTACAGGTGATACATGTTATTTCTGTGGTTCATAATTTAAGCAatcacaatttttatttttgtaggcTGCTCAGCAGATAAATGAATTAAATTCAAGCTATCAAGAAGCAATCACAAAATGTctaaaaggcagaaaggaagaaatcaggAATGCACTAGTGGAAAGAGTAAACGCAATCTCTTCTGCCCAGCTGCAGGATTTTGATTGGCAGTTAAAGGTGAGAGTGTTGCCTTGATGTTGTTTGAAAGAAGTGTtctgcaagaaaataaatgttgatACAGATCCCTTAGGCCTGCTTATTCTGGAGAATGGTTAGATTTTCATAGGTATCAGAAAAACGTGTTCATGGTAACATGTTGAATACCTGCCTGAAATTTGTATGAACTGTAAAAGTAAAATTCCGCCCCCCTTCTTTCAAAGCTGCAATACCAATCTCTTTTCTAAAAGGAAATTGAGCATTATTCAGGAACACCTgaaagttttggttttgaggcctgaaaaaaagacagtatttttagtcaaaggaagaagaaatatttgtttaatttcaggAGTAGAACACTGATTCAGGATGTGCTTCCCTgactttttcagatttttagaTTCCTGCAATAAACTATTAATTAGTTCGAAATTATTTATCATTAGACTTACTTTGATAATAAACCAATGATGACTGTGTTGCCTACAGTTTGGGTTTATGAAGACAGCTGCTTTAAATTAAACTGTATCAAAGACTTAACAACATTACATactgtttatatttttagttAGTCCATGAGAGCTGTGAAACAGATTTGTAGAGCTGTTAAATGCTTTCCCGTTTCAACAAGAGTGTTAAACAGTTTGTGCAGGAAACAGCTTTGGAAATCAAAGAACAATGCCTACAGTAGACAAGATTCTGCAAGAGCAAGTATGGCATTCTAGTGTGTTTCAGATGAACTGTTATTAGGGGATTGTTCTCTTACTAACTGCATTTTGTGCTGACAGAAATAGAGGCTAGACTTATGTGAACCATTGGGGGGGGATTGTGTTTCACTTAGCATTGTCTTCTGaaagttttaaattttttttgtaatggaGATTTCTGGTACATGTTCGAACTattcattttgcattaaatCACTGTGGATTTTTTTAGTTTACAATAGTTGAATCCTACCAAGGACATTGTCTCATTGTCTCCTCTGCTGTATCACATTCTGATCTCAAATAAATAAGATGGGTGTGTAGAATATCTACTGTATTACTAACTAATCTttgattttaatatatttaataagcCTTAGTTATACTAGAGTGAGTATCATagtgaacaaaaaagaaagcactgtTGTTACGTGATCCTCTTCATCAGTGCTTGTCCAATAGAATATTTGACAGTGTTTTATGAGCTGTAGAGAGAGTTGCAAAATGCACAAAGGTGTCTTCTTTCTCTCAACTGCCCCTTCTGTAAGACTTTTCTTACTTGTTGTTTACCAGAACTATATGAATACAACGACTTCAGATTTCATctacttcatttttaaagagcCATGATCAAATGTATCGTCTCTTTTCACCTGGAATGCAAAAATATAGCAGACCAGTACTTTTAACAAATTGTTTTGACAAATGTATTGCTATGAACAGGGGGCTTAGTATTTCAGTGTGTTCTTGGTATAAACAATCAAAATTCCCAGcgggggagtggggggaagacacatgacaaaaccacaaaaccaaacctgcagAGATGACTTACGAGAAGTTAATTTTGTCATGCTGATGTTTATTCTTTGTGGTAGCACACATTCAATATAAAGTGCAGATGTGATGCTGTGAAAGACTGAAAACTGAATGCTTCCACCTTACatgttgttattgttgtttcATCAATCTGCATAGCTTGCTCTTTCCAGTGATAAGATCTCCATGCTTCAGATGCCACTTCTCAATCTTGATTTGGATGTGAGAGAAAATGGTGAAATTAAACCAGTGTCTATAGAGATGAATAAGGAGGAGTTGCAGAACCTAATAAACTCACTGGAAGCCGCTAATAAGGTAGTTTTTACTGAtaccatctttttttcctgacttctcATGTACTGAGTTTAACTGAAATTCATAGGataatagaatagtttgagttggaagggacctttaataGTCATCTAATCCAGtccctctgcaatgagcagggacatctttaaCTAGATCAGGTGGCTCAGAGCCTGGTCTagctgaccttgaatgtttccagggatggggtgaTGCCTCCTGTAGCTGGAATAAACAGGCTTTGTCAATAGGCTTCCGTTGATACAGTGGCCTGTAGTAGATACCAGCCACATTGTTTTGGCTATCTTGATGAAAACCCAACATAAACCCAACATTGGCAATTAGAGTTACAGAAAGTCATACACAAGGAAGACTATCTTGGGTGGACTTCAGGGGTAATCTACCACAGTTGATtgtagattatttttatttttatttttttttaagatgtaaTTAGAATCCTGATACACATTGTAGACTGTTCAGAACACCTTAAAGTCTTGGGAGAATAGgaggagaataaaataaaatgacaaatgTCAGATGAGAGTTGATTTTGAATGATTGGAGAGAACTCCAGGGTTCACCCAGCATCACAAAATTTCAGTGGTTGGGAATGTATATGGGAGAGTTGTTTGGCTGAAACCTTGCGCTTTAATTTCCATGGCATAGTAAATCAGGAGGAAAGCTACAAAGATTCCATTACAGTAacccaggaagaaaaataatttgaaacttTAATTGGAGTGTTTCAGATTTCTTAATAGAAAAGACTAAAAGAAGTgataatttgaagaaaaattgcTGGGGGAAGTGTCATCTGACTTGCGCCCTGGTGATAACTGAATCTTGGAGTCCCTCCTTGTTCAGTTACCTTTCAGTATTAATTCTGGCtctgttaaaaaggaaaattgttttgttgttttttggttttttttttttttaatctgaaaatctcttaaatatttattgtgTATTATCTGAGAGATGGAATTCTCTGACATGTTGCAGGATGGATGTGGAAGTATTATATCAACATGTTCTAGAAATTAGCAGCTTCTAGTTGCTTCATGACATTTAGCAAGTAAGGGGTTTATTTAGATGTTTTATGTAATGTGATGTTCTACAGATTCCAGCTACAGCATTTAGGAAAAACTGTCAGTTTGTGACAACTGAAAATAATAGTTTTATAGCTCATAAAGTTAAAACTAAGTTACAATAGCACTGTTAATATTTTGAATTACAAAATACACTAAAATTATGTCTATCTGTTGCTTTAATGAAGCTGATGAGAGACTTCTGACCAACTACACAGTTCCTAGTGAGATAAATGTGTTAGTCCAGATACAGGTGATGGTCTTGTGGAATGAGAGCTAACAGCTTTCTTTcccctggatttttttttctccaaaactaaacaaaattaGTAGCTTGTTGTGAACTCTGCACTATGCAAACAGAGATTCTTCTGGGAGAGACTTCAGTCTCCACACGAGTTTTGTTCTGCTTGAAGGTCTGTATGGAAACTGTGGGATGTTGTAATCTCCTTAGTTTTATGTGCGCACAAGGAGGAATTCGCTCTAGGAATGGTCCCTCAGTTCTACTTTGTGTGGAAGGAATCTCACTGGACCTGGTAATTACCATTCTGCTTTTTGATTACAGGGAGCTGAGGAATGATTTTCATGTATTAAATGCTAAAGAAAGTTGTTGGAAGTGAGGGTTGTGTGAGACTGTAAAAGACAGCTGAGAGAGGGGTGGTGTGTTTTCCAGAGGAAAGGCATGCTTATACAGACACATGTCATACTGTAACAGAAAGCACAAAGCTGTATTTCCTAAACTGCTTAAGTTCTGGTCTTGTCCAACTTtaatcttatttcttctttttgaaggTTGTCTTGCAACTGAAATGATGGAATTCAGCTCATTCACAGTATCTGATGGCGATGGTTCCCTGATTGACTTTGGGGGGGAGGAGGTAAATGTTCTCTGAAAAGCCAGAAGCTGATAATGTAAAGTACTGAAGTGAGAAGGCTGTTACGACTTGTGCCCAAATAAGCAACTAATCTTTCgataaaaataatagaatctTGTATCTGTTTGaccaaaaatagaaaaatccaATGTGCAATTGCTTTTAGTACTAAAGATGTCTAGAACTATGGGAAAGCATCACTTATGATGTGCCATGTACAGGTGCCTAATAAAACCAAGGCTTACTTGCATAATATGTTGTCCTTATCTAAGGTGCCATGATCATGAAGAACATGACAGAGTACTTGTAGCATTAATCTGTTTATACTTGTAAATAGTAAATAAACACTTGGTTTTGTGTGGATAATTGCAGTTAAGTTATTTCTTGATTTATTAATCACTAAACTGAATCTTCTTAGATGCTGGGAAAAATCAGCTTTACAAACCAAAGCTGTATAGAATCACATGTTAGTTgaggtcagaagggacctctggaggttaTCTTGTTCGACAACCCTGATCAGGCAGGGTCACCTAAAGCAGGCTGCACAAGACTATGTCCGGGcggcttttgaatatctcccaAGGATGGAGACACCACAAAATCTCTAGGCAGCCTCTTCAGTGCTCAGAAGTTGTGTAAAAAGCAATGGGGGCTTTGCTCAAAAGTAAAGTTTGGGGTttagtttttgtctttttttttttttttttttttttaattttagttgaTGGGTTTTCACTTAaatatgtgtcctgggttcagcagtagcagtcatttttctccttagtagctggtgcagtgctgtgttttttgagtttcagcctgggaacaacgctggtAACACTGAaggtttttagttgttgctcagtaatgtttactccgaccaaggactttttgaatctcatgctctaccagggacgaggggaagctgaaagaaagcagagacaggacacctgacccagactggccaaaggggtattccataccacagcacgtcatgcccagtatagaaactgggtgGAGTtccctggaagggctagatcgctggTTGGGTCAGGCTGGTTATCAGTTTGtcggtggtgagtggttgtattctcttcccttgttattccccttatcattatttgtatttttggtggtagcagtagtggttttgtgttacaccttagttactggatggttcttgtctcaacctgtgggagttgcagtcttgattctcctcctcatccctccaggagcgggggttggaagaggaaggggaagtgAGCGAATGGCTGCGTGgctctgagttactggctgggcttaaaccacgacaatacgttcatgttttcaaaagggggtgcagtgctggagaggagctgACCTATGTAAACTGTGAAAAGGATATTCCCAGCCTACTTAATAGAGCACATAACTGGTAAATCCTCGTCTAAACTTCTGAAATGAGATTGAGTTTTGGTTGTAGTATGTAACAAAAGTTAGAATCTGTAACACAAGAAGAATACACCAGAAATTTTACAGTTTTTACTATTTGTTGAACCATTATTGCATATGTAAAAAGCTATTTATCTGTAATACTTACATAAATACTAATTGTGCTTCTCATCAAGTGTAAAATACACACTTCATGTATGTAAATTTTATGTATGCcttgtatatataaaaaaggcaAAGTATTGATGACTTACTTCTCCATAGTTCTGAAATCAGGGTCTTGAGTTCCTTCCACTGTGTTTTGTTATGACATAGGTTTTCATGTAAGCAAAGTGTAAAATATGTCCCTACAAAAAAATTGGGCttcagagaagaggaagaggacaagAAGCTTGGTTGTAGAAAGGCatctatgaaaaatattttaacaggcTTCAGGCATAGGAAACCTAAATATAAGTTTCTAATATTAAAACTAGGACAGAAGTTCTGTGGGtcagaagatttaaaaaaaaaaagtgtgtgtatTAAATATagtctgttttgatttttatttcatactgGTACATTTAGTGAGATGTGCATCTTGTTCAGTGGCAGCAattcaaaatctgaaaaagtGGAGAAGGGAGTAAACAGTCATAAGAATGGAAGACTGGAAAATGTGTTGCACTGAAAAGACTGCAGTCTCTAACAGGGATTGATCATCATCTTGACTGTACATAAACAACTGGAATTTGATAATGGATCTGATGATAGCTGAAGACCTTACATAAGTGGTACCAAATTCAAGCTAAAAAATTCAGGTTGGAATTGATTTTAGCTTTATAAAAATTCTGGAAAGAGTTACTGTGGCTTGTCCAGTGGTGAGTTCGGGAGCATGCTATTTTTTAATAGTGTAAGGAATGAATTGATCAGgtgtatttatttaattcataGACATATTTGTCTTGATGCTACTTTTGCCTTTCCTGTAGGTCTAGTTGCTTTATATAAGATGTTCAACCCTTCACATTGTCTACGGTTGGGAATTTTACTCAAAAGTGCTCTTTATATGCCCTTGCTCCCGTGTGAGTCCAGTGTAGAAGAAGGCTTTGGCAATTTTTTAGCATCCGGTTAGTTCGACTAATACTGTAATGAAAGGCACTGgaaggtgtgtttttttttctagctgggAACTACTACAGGTCCACAGGGACTGCTTTGGTGGTAGACTGTGTTCAGGGAAGGATTTCTAGCATTATACAGATCaaataacattatttatttatttatttattttttccgtGGGATCTCCCATATTTCTGTTGGTACTGATTTAAATGGGAGCCAGAACAAGCATTGACAAGAACTGCTGTTATCTGCCTTTGTAAAATTCAATCCTGAATTCTTTACTTATGCCAAAGTCTTGTTCAGCTGTTTCTTGAAACGATGATTTGCTGGCTTTGATTTGTaaagctgctgtgtgctgcagcaaaCAATATTCAAAGTTAG
The sequence above is a segment of the Lathamus discolor isolate bLatDis1 chromosome 1, bLatDis1.hap1, whole genome shotgun sequence genome. Coding sequences within it:
- the COMMD8 gene encoding COMM domain-containing protein 8 isoform X3, with protein sequence MCGRAYPRYQDYGNIWSLLEWMEVLEETGTYFKTAVGKNISDEEAAQQINELNSSYQEAITKCLKGRKEEIRNALVERVNAISSAQLQDFDWQLKLALSSDKISMLQMPLLNLDLDVRENGEIKPVSIEMNKEELQNLINSLEAANKVVLQLK
- the COMMD8 gene encoding COMM domain-containing protein 8 isoform X2 is translated as MLRLLEKLPPGGALEFLHKIVDGMCGRAYPRYQDYGNIWSLLEWMEVLEETGTYFKTAVGKNISDEEAAQQINELNSSYQEAITKCLKGRKEEIRNALVERVNAISSAQLQDFDWQLKLALSSDKISMLQMPLLNLDLDVRENGEIKPVSIEMNKEELQNLINSLEAANKVVLQLK
- the COMMD8 gene encoding COMM domain-containing protein 8 isoform X1, with product MLRLLEKLPPGGALEFLHKIVDGMCGRAYPRYQDYGNIWSLLEWMEVLEETGTYFKTAVGKNISDEEAAQQINELNSSYQEAITKCLKGRKEEIRNALVERVNAISSAQLQDFDWQLKLALSSDKISMLQMPLLNLDLDVRENGEIKPVSIEMNKEELQNLINSLEAANKVVFTDTIFFS